A window of the Panulirus ornatus isolate Po-2019 chromosome 63, ASM3632096v1, whole genome shotgun sequence genome harbors these coding sequences:
- the LOC139746047 gene encoding uncharacterized protein, with product MDSVCGRESSVSPPTVVAPLAIKPAPLTEAHPTSPVPTEQQRLLYQLALAERLRLASAGLAWARPPLSAHHHHLQEASMMGGLMGGHLMGSLGSPLMGGLGSAASLGGALMGGQGGPPPAAFPPPHPLYGYRLMDPRALLPRVGPEEPKPQHSYIGLIAMAILSSPDKKLVLSDIYQYILDHYPYFRSRGPGWRNSIRHNLSLNDCFIKAGRSANGKGHYWAIHPANLDDFRRGDFRRRRAQRRVRKHLGLAVDDDSSPEPPSPTTTTTTTATANANAHAAHESPPAAHHHAHHHHLQQQQQQHHHHTTATALTTPDDGSQPQASSPGLQPQPPIARKRQFDVASLLAPDDKMAKTRRHTGHHHDHLGHDAAEIDVVSDDSHPAPAAASPSPPTPAAHDDEDDEDDDPRPWSLLGWVSGAPWPLPPTTTSDDPEPRPAHDPPPAQ from the coding sequence atgGACTCTGTGTGTGGGCGTGAGTCGTCCGTGTCGCCGCCCACGGTCGTGGCGCCCTTAGCCATCAAGCCCGCGCCCCTGACGGAGGCCCACCCGACCTCTCCCGTGCCTACTGAGCAACAGCGGCTCCTGTACCAGCTGGCCCTGGCCGAGCGGCTGCGCCTGGCCTCGGCCGGCTTGGCCTGGGCCAGGCCCCCGCTCtcggcccatcaccaccacctgcaggaggccaGCATGATGGGCGGCCTCATGGGCGGCCATCTCATGGGAAGTCTCGGGTCGCCCCTGATGGGCGGCCTGGGCTCGGCCGCCAGTCTGGGCGGTGCGCTGATGGGCGGCCAGGGAGGACCGCCGCCCGCGGCCTTCCCGCCGCCCCACCCTCTCTACGGGTACCGCCTGATGGACCCGCGCGCCCTCCTGCCGCGGGTGGGGCCCGAGGAACCCAAGCCCCAGCACTCGTACATCGGACTGATCGCCATGGCCATCTTGAGCAGCCCAGACAAGAAGCTGGTGCTGAGCGATATCTACCAGTACATCCTGGACCACTACCCGTACTTCAGGTCCAGGGGGCCCGGCTGGAGGAACTCCATCCGCCATAACCTCTCCCTCAACGACTGCTTCATCAAGGCCGGCCGATCCGCCAACGGCAAGGGCCACTACTGGGCCATCCACCCGGCCAACCTCGACGACTTCAGGAGGGGCGACTTCCGCCGCCGCCGGGCGCAGCGCCGCGTCAGGAAGCACCTGGGCCTCGCCGTGGACGACGACTCGTCGCCCGAGCCGCCCTccccgacgacgacgacgacgacgacggccaCGGCCAACGCCAACGCCCACGCCGCCCATGAGTCGCCGCCCGCcgctcaccaccacgcccaccaccaccatctacagcagcagcagcagcaacaccaccaccacaccaccgccaccgccctCACCACTCCTGACGACGGGTCGCAGCCGCAGGCGTCGTCGCCCGGTCTCCAGCCGCAGCCCCCGATAGCCCGCAAGCGGCAGTTCGACGTGGCCAGCCTCCTGGCCCCGGACGACAAGATGGCCAAGACCCGACGCCACACgggccaccaccacgaccacctggGCCACGACGCCGCCGAGATCGACGTGGTCAGCGACGACTCCCACCCCGCCCCCGCCGCCGCCTCCCCGTCGCCGCCCACGCCCGCCGCccacgacgacgaagacgacgaggacgacgacccCCGCCCGTGGTCCCTGCTGGGCTGGGTCTCCGGGGCGCCCTGGCCCCTGCCGCCGACCACGACCAGCGACGACCCGGAGCCGCGCCCCGCGCACGACCCTCCGCCCGCCCAGTGa